The stretch of DNA ACTGCGTAAGAAAAATAAACTCTGAACACCCCAACACGCTCTTTGTGCCAGACACAAAGAGCATTTTTATTTTTTATTTTACACAACATCAACTGCATTTATACGTACGATTTCAGATCAATTGATTGGATGATATTTATGTCCATATAATTTGATGGATGATACATCCGATAAATTAAATACTCAATTGTCTTCTTTCTTATGATTTCATGGTAAATGCCAAAGTCATTGCAGTTGCAGCCGTTGCTATATTAGTAGTAGCTGGGATAGGCATCTATGTTACTACCAGCGGCGATGATGACACTCAAAAAGGAGGTTTCTATTCCTGGGACCCTACAGTCCTAGAAGTCAATGGGGCTTACTCAAACTCTACACCAAGCTTGCTGACCATGCTTGATGATTTGTATGAAGGAATCTATGGAAATCTTCCTTCTACTGATAGCATTGATATAAATTCGATACCGTCCGAAGACCTTTGGCCGTATGAAAAATATGTGACAGTGAATGATGACAGAACCCTCTCGGTGAGAACATATAATTCTTCAAGTACTGGAAAGACCGCTCCCAATGCAGTTACTTCAATAGAAAGCACAGCAGAAAAAGTGGTCTGTTACACTGCAGCTTATGTAGATACAATTTACAATATTCTCCTTTCATATTATGAAGAGGATATGGGAAACAGCCCGAAAGCTGATGCCAGGCTTTGGGAAATTGTGGTAGGAGTATCATCAGACTGCAAATCAGCTTTGGAATCAGATTTCAACATAAAAGTTCCCAGCAGTGTATTGATTTTTGATTTGGGTGAAAAGCTTGTTACCTACTCAGAACAACTGGCAAATGAGTGTGCAGAGGATGAGAATATTGTAATTTTTATGACCGAATATAACATACGTTCCACCAATGCAAAAATCACAGAAGAAACTGTCAATTCAATTGAGAATAACACCAATGGAAAAGTCAAGTTTGTTTTCCTGCTCTCAAACTCTTTGAGCATGGTGCTGAGCAACACAGAGATGATCGGTTCCATATTAGGAATAGATTACACTGAAGAATTTATCAGTGATGCTCTTGTTGACATATATACTATTAAATCAGAAATAAAAAATATGGCTCTGCAGGAAAAATACACTGTATATGTGGAGACAGCATCAGGCAAAGCAGCTGGATCCGGGAACTTGATAACCAATCTGCTTACTGAGATCTTAGATATGGACAATATTGCAGACAGCCTTACTCTGATGGAATCAAAACTGTCTGATGAGCAGATTATCAACTCACAGCCTGATGTGATCATCTTTTATTCTAACGACTCAAGAACAATGGATGAAAAGATGAGGGTTCCTGCATAAGCGGAATTTAAATCTGGATTCATATCCAGGTCTTTTTTTTATTTTGTGATATCATGACAAACGAAGAACTGAAGATGCTGCTTAATCTGCATAAAGCAAACAAAAGAAAACTGCAGCTGATGGTAGCAGCACTTTTGATTCTTCTGATCATATGTTTCACAGCCTGCATATTTGTCGGTTCTGTGGATCTTGATTTCAAAACAGCAATTGATGCTCTGATGGGAAAAGCCTCTTGGAGTCAGAATCAGATCGTGAGGGATATAAGAACACCGAGATTGATCTGCGCCGCCGCGGTAGGAGCTTCGCTTTCAGTGGCGGGAATGGCCATGCAGGCTCTCTTCAAGAATCCAATGGCGTCTCCATCAGTATTGGGAATATCCTCAGGCGCTTCATTCGGCGCGGCCTTATACATTGCCGTTGGATATGGTATGTTTCAAATGGCATACGGAGCCTCGCTGTGCGCATTTTTGATGGCCGCTCTGACAATGTTTCTCGTGTATGCTTTAGCCTATCAGAAAAGAGGCGTCAACACGTTGATGCTTCTGCTGGCAGGAATGGCAATAAGTGCATTGTTCAGCGGACTAACGTCTACTATCGAATTCTTTTCAGATGCTGACACGGTGAACAGCATCGTCTTCTGGATGTTGGGAAGCTTCGAAGGATCAAACTGGATTGATGTAAAAGTTATCTTGATACCGGCGATCATCGGAATGATTCTAATTCTTATCAATGCAAGAGAATTGAATATCATCTCGTCTGGAGAAGGAAAAGCCCGTGCTCTCGGTGTAAATGTCAAAAATGTCAGAATTATGCTGCTGATCGGATCATCAATACTCGTAGCGTCTTCCGTGTCGATATGCGGCGTTATAAGTTTTGTAGGATTGATCATTCCGCACATCTTCAGAACCCTGGGAGGGCCGGACCATAAGTACCTGGCGCCGATGTGTATTCTGGGAGGAGCATTGTTCATGATAATCGTGGATACTGTAGCTAGATCAATCATGCCGCCTCATGAGCTGCCGGTCGGAGTGATAACTTCACTGATAGGGGCGCCGTTCTTTATTTACATCATGAGAACAAAAAAGAAAGAAATCTGGAGTTCTTAAAATGGTTCATCTGGACGTGAATGGAGTTATATTCAGTTATGGTTCTAAAAAAGTTCTAGATGATGTGTCATTTTCTATAACCAACGGGGAAATAGTTGGTATACTGGGTCAGAACGGATCAGGAAAAACTACTCTTCTGAACTGTATTAATTCTGAGTACAGGCCGAAACACGGCACAGTCGTCATCAGAGATTTCTCACCGGAAGCATTGGAACATAGTGAATCACAGAGCTCTTCTGCAGATGTTCAAAATCTTTCTAACTCAGAACGGTCTAGGATAATTGCGACTGTGGAGCAGAGCTCATTCATGTCTTTTCCATTTTCAGTTATGGAAACTGTGCGCATGGGAAGGTATTCTCATACAGGAATGTTTGATGATGATGAAGAAGAAATTGAGAAAATATATGAAGTAATGAAATCCACAGGCATTCTTAAGTTTGCTGACCGGTCTGTAAATGAACTCAGCGGTGGAGAATGGAGGCGAGTCATGATTGCTCAGGCGTTAGCACAAGAGCCGGAGATACTCCTGCTTGATGAGCCAACTCTCCATTTAGATATAAATCACCAGTTCGAACTAATGGATCTTCTCAGAAGTATCGTCTCTGAAAGAAATATTCTGATTGTTATTGTAACCCATGATCTGCCTTTGGCTGCTAGATACTGTGATAAAATCATCATCATGAAGGAGGGTAAGATTGTTGATGCTGGGCCTGCAGAAGATACCATCACAACTGCAAATATTGAAAATATCTTTCATATGCGTGCTAAGATCGGTTATGACAAAGACATCAAAGGGATCGGGGTGTTTTTGATCGAGAAAATCGATTGTGATGAATAGTCACGATAATGATATGAATATGTATGTAGATAGAAATAAATGCGGTGCTGTAAAATAATCAGACATGCTGTAAATTTATACTCGTACAACTTATTTAAAGTTGAATTGGATGGATTCATCTTTAATCATTTTTGGTCATTCCGGTATTTATATGAAAATGTCAGATATGGAAAAACGTGTTGAGATATGCAGTGAACTCTGAAAATCGGCATACTGTATGCTGTACGGGTTGCTGAGTCTCTATATCACTTTGGGGGATGTAGTTGAAGAAGTCTGGCATTCTGGCAATCGTGGCAGTTATTGTCGTTGCAGCTCTTATCGTATGTGCAGTATATGTATTGCCCAGCGGTGAAGCGGATAAACCTAATGATAGAAATGGGAGTACGCAGTATGTCCCGTCAAAGAATTATGAGTATGTCGGGGAACAGATAAATTCATCCAATTGGAACTATTGGTTTGGAAACCTCGATCTTCCAGGAGTGTCTGATTCAAAGACTCCTGTCAAATCTGGTGATCTGGTAGAGTTATGGAAGATTGCCGATATTGTAGACGGAGGATCCATGGTATGGGATGTGCCTGGATCTGCAATATGTATAGGCGATAAAACGTACTTTTTCCGAGGCTCTGAGGATGCATTGTATTGTGTAACAACTGCAACAGGAAAAGTCATCGCCAAGGCAGAATGTGTCTCTGATTCAGTATATAATATGGCAATAGCATATGGAGACGGTAAGATTTTCGTACCCTGCAGATCTGAGGGATATACAATCCTCAGAGTCTTTGATGCTGATTCTTTAAAGCAGCTTTACCTGTCTCAGCCGGTCAGCGGGGGTGAAGTACAGGGATCAATAGTATATCATGAAGGGGCAGTTTATTTTGGAACATATAATGGAGACTATGCCTGTTTCAGCTCGGAGGATGTCGATCCTTCCATAAATAATGAAGAAGTTCAGCCACTGTGGATCCTGGAAGGAAGCGGATGGTATAATGCAACACCAGCATTTGCAGGAAATTACTGCATAATTGCTGAGAAGGGCTATGATATCGGCGGTCTGGTGATATATGTTCTAGACTCAAAGACCGGGGCTGTGCTAGACACTCATAAAATTTCACATGAATATTGTGTCTCCGGTCTCACAATGTACAAGGGACGTGTATATGTGGCTGCAAATGCTACTTCAGACTCATCCTATGCTACATCTGAGGACAACAGAGGAAAGAACCTTGTAATTCATTCATATGAAATAAACTCAAACGGAACTCTTAATATTTCTTCTGAAAAAAAATGGAAATCAGACATTGAAGACGGCGGTACACAGGCTACTCCGCTCTTTTACAATGACAGATTATACATAGGTGGCGGAGGAAGTACGATGGGAACAAACGAACCGTTTACTGTTCTCAATATCGCTGCTGATGGAACAATGTCTTCAGCATATACTGACAGAAGCAACGGCGTTTTAACAAAGAGTTCAGCTTCCATCACTACAGCATATGCAACTGAAGAAAACAATTACTCAGTTTACATCTATATCATTGAATACGGAACTGTAAAAAGCGGAGACAATACAGGTCTCATTGGTTCAGCAGATATAAAGATTCTAAGAGATTCCAAAGGACAGACTGAACTTGAAGTTG from Candidatus Methanomassiliicoccus intestinalis Issoire-Mx1 encodes:
- a CDS encoding substrate-binding domain-containing protein; the encoded protein is MVNAKVIAVAAVAILVVAGIGIYVTTSGDDDTQKGGFYSWDPTVLEVNGAYSNSTPSLLTMLDDLYEGIYGNLPSTDSIDINSIPSEDLWPYEKYVTVNDDRTLSVRTYNSSSTGKTAPNAVTSIESTAEKVVCYTAAYVDTIYNILLSYYEEDMGNSPKADARLWEIVVGVSSDCKSALESDFNIKVPSSVLIFDLGEKLVTYSEQLANECAEDENIVIFMTEYNIRSTNAKITEETVNSIENNTNGKVKFVFLLSNSLSMVLSNTEMIGSILGIDYTEEFISDALVDIYTIKSEIKNMALQEKYTVYVETASGKAAGSGNLITNLLTEILDMDNIADSLTLMESKLSDEQIINSQPDVIIFYSNDSRTMDEKMRVPA
- a CDS encoding FecCD family ABC transporter permease, which produces MTNEELKMLLNLHKANKRKLQLMVAALLILLIICFTACIFVGSVDLDFKTAIDALMGKASWSQNQIVRDIRTPRLICAAAVGASLSVAGMAMQALFKNPMASPSVLGISSGASFGAALYIAVGYGMFQMAYGASLCAFLMAALTMFLVYALAYQKRGVNTLMLLLAGMAISALFSGLTSTIEFFSDADTVNSIVFWMLGSFEGSNWIDVKVILIPAIIGMILILINARELNIISSGEGKARALGVNVKNVRIMLLIGSSILVASSVSICGVISFVGLIIPHIFRTLGGPDHKYLAPMCILGGALFMIIVDTVARSIMPPHELPVGVITSLIGAPFFIYIMRTKKKEIWSS
- a CDS encoding ABC transporter ATP-binding protein is translated as MVHLDVNGVIFSYGSKKVLDDVSFSITNGEIVGILGQNGSGKTTLLNCINSEYRPKHGTVVIRDFSPEALEHSESQSSSADVQNLSNSERSRIIATVEQSSFMSFPFSVMETVRMGRYSHTGMFDDDEEEIEKIYEVMKSTGILKFADRSVNELSGGEWRRVMIAQALAQEPEILLLDEPTLHLDINHQFELMDLLRSIVSERNILIVIVTHDLPLAARYCDKIIIMKEGKIVDAGPAEDTITTANIENIFHMRAKIGYDKDIKGIGVFLIEKIDCDE
- a CDS encoding InlB B-repeat-containing protein; amino-acid sequence: MKKSGILAIVAVIVVAALIVCAVYVLPSGEADKPNDRNGSTQYVPSKNYEYVGEQINSSNWNYWFGNLDLPGVSDSKTPVKSGDLVELWKIADIVDGGSMVWDVPGSAICIGDKTYFFRGSEDALYCVTTATGKVIAKAECVSDSVYNMAIAYGDGKIFVPCRSEGYTILRVFDADSLKQLYLSQPVSGGEVQGSIVYHEGAVYFGTYNGDYACFSSEDVDPSINNEEVQPLWILEGSGWYNATPAFAGNYCIIAEKGYDIGGLVIYVLDSKTGAVLDTHKISHEYCVSGLTMYKGRVYVAANATSDSSYATSEDNRGKNLVIHSYEINSNGTLNISSEKKWKSDIEDGGTQATPLFYNDRLYIGGGGSTMGTNEPFTVLNIAADGTMSSAYTDRSNGVLTKSSASITTAYATEENNYSVYIYIIEYGTVKSGDNTGLIGSADIKILRDSKGQTELEVVGTLTPSVEQFAFQSFTISPDGYLLIRNDSTLFCYGPKDASSAKYTAEDVENAIDRVVTQISKGNYVNFKEVGMIEYRYASLSESEKNKVNNYKELQDIYCTVSFVISDSEVIDIKVPRGSIAHEPFFKISDDKSFTRWETKSSGVWNIWEDAVTEDITLIAKYEQTVKVSFDSNGGSSVNPIYVGKGEVMGYVFEPQRAGYTFAGWFSGDTEYVPQHTKISSDVTLKAKWLGNHTISFDSNGGSKVDTKMQVTTGMEIGKLPTTSRSGYTFLGWYSGDTKYTDGMTYSVDKDITLKAKWGENSSSTISTSKGVTATGVFPGNVKISTVVPYEFGSTVLKIKQSAGVSLDFIQITISGDGVSGDLPISIGLPVGKSYNSTTVYYYDNSSNSVKTVSGTITDGILNVTLKGNTTSSGIDMVLGIPSGSDLPDYT